In Meiothermus ruber DSM 1279, the following proteins share a genomic window:
- the mqnE gene encoding aminofutalosine synthase MqnE, whose protein sequence is MNAAPSFVGAWQYAPVRDPKLLPIVEKVEAGERLTFEEGLTLYHTPDYNTLMRLANRVRERKHGSKTYFVHSLRLEFTNICYVGCTFCAFAARKGEARAWDYSVEEVVDKVREKWEPGLTELHMSSGHHPNRPWSYYPQMVRALNENFPGIQVKAFTAAEIEHLSKISKKPTLEVLRELKEAGLVALPGGGAEIFAERVRKQIAKNKVKAEKWLQIHREAHSLGLRTNATMLYGHIETLEERLDHMDRLRQLQDETGGFYSFIPLAFQPDANALAFNLGKTEFTTGLDDLRNLAVARLYLDNFDHIKGYWVMISSDLVQVSLDWGVSDIDGTIIEEHIAHAAGATSPLGLSRQKMVQLIQAAGRIPVERDALYNELRVFEAPIGSGSRATN, encoded by the coding sequence ATGAACGCGGCGCCTTCCTTCGTCGGGGCCTGGCAATACGCCCCTGTGCGCGACCCTAAGCTACTTCCGATTGTGGAAAAAGTGGAGGCCGGCGAGCGCCTCACCTTCGAAGAGGGTCTGACGCTCTACCACACCCCGGACTACAACACCCTGATGCGCCTGGCCAACCGGGTGCGCGAGCGTAAGCACGGCTCCAAAACCTACTTTGTGCACTCGCTGCGGCTCGAGTTCACCAACATCTGCTATGTGGGCTGTACCTTCTGCGCCTTTGCAGCCAGAAAGGGCGAGGCCCGGGCCTGGGACTACAGCGTAGAGGAAGTCGTAGACAAGGTACGGGAGAAGTGGGAGCCCGGTCTGACCGAGCTGCACATGTCCAGCGGCCACCATCCCAACCGCCCCTGGAGCTACTACCCCCAGATGGTGCGGGCCCTGAACGAAAACTTCCCCGGCATTCAGGTCAAGGCCTTCACCGCGGCCGAGATCGAGCACCTCTCGAAAATCAGCAAGAAGCCCACCCTCGAGGTGCTGCGCGAACTCAAGGAGGCCGGCCTGGTAGCGCTACCGGGGGGCGGGGCGGAGATCTTCGCCGAGCGGGTGCGCAAGCAGATCGCCAAAAACAAGGTCAAGGCCGAAAAGTGGCTACAAATCCACCGGGAAGCCCACAGCCTGGGCCTGCGCACCAACGCCACCATGCTCTACGGGCACATCGAGACCCTGGAAGAGCGCCTCGACCATATGGACAGGTTGCGCCAACTGCAGGACGAGACCGGCGGTTTTTATAGCTTCATCCCCCTGGCCTTTCAGCCCGATGCCAACGCCCTGGCCTTCAACCTGGGCAAGACCGAGTTCACCACCGGCCTCGACGACCTGCGCAACCTGGCGGTGGCCCGGCTTTACCTGGACAACTTCGATCACATCAAGGGCTACTGGGTGATGATCTCCTCCGACCTGGTGCAGGTCTCGCTGGACTGGGGGGTCTCGGACATCGACGGCACCATCATCGAAGAACACATCGCCCATGCTGCCGGGGCCACCTCGCCCCTGGGCCTCTCCCGCCAGAAGATGGTGCAGCTCATCCAGGCCGCCGGGCGGATACCGGTAGAACGGGATGCGCTGTACAACGAGCTGCGCGTCTTCGAGGCGCCCATTGGCAGCGGAAGCCGCGCCACCAACTAG
- a CDS encoding menaquinone biosynthetic enzyme MqnA/MqnD family protein, with protein MYILGVPRYANTAPLYHFLDEGDGVAFRYGVPTELNRWLLEGTVDLSLVSSYFYLEHADQLRPLPDFSVADLGPVYSVNLFHHAPWHKLKNIALTTESATSVRLLQYLLEADGIQAQYTPAQGGLELLERFDAVLLIGDRAITTYYGLLSIIPESVHQVPNQIEGIRITDLSMKWFERTRLPFVFGVWATRHNAPPPPEIVRRLRAARSLGLGNLAAVAGTEAQRLGVPERLMQHYLWNFRYHLEAPDRLGLATFAKAVGLPYPDDYWDV; from the coding sequence ATGTACATCCTGGGTGTTCCCCGTTACGCCAACACCGCGCCGCTCTATCACTTTCTAGACGAAGGGGATGGGGTGGCTTTTCGCTACGGCGTACCCACCGAGCTCAACCGCTGGCTTCTGGAGGGTACGGTAGACCTGAGCCTGGTCTCGTCGTACTTTTACCTCGAGCACGCAGACCAACTGCGCCCCCTACCCGACTTTAGTGTGGCCGACCTGGGCCCGGTCTACTCGGTCAATCTGTTCCACCACGCCCCCTGGCACAAGCTAAAAAACATCGCCCTGACCACCGAAAGCGCCACCTCGGTGCGGCTTTTGCAGTACCTGCTCGAGGCCGACGGAATTCAGGCCCAGTACACCCCGGCGCAGGGGGGGCTGGAGCTCCTCGAGCGCTTCGACGCCGTGCTTCTGATTGGCGATCGGGCCATCACCACCTACTACGGCCTGCTTTCCATCATCCCCGAGTCGGTGCACCAGGTTCCCAACCAGATCGAAGGCATCCGCATCACCGATCTGTCAATGAAATGGTTCGAGCGAACCCGGCTGCCCTTTGTGTTCGGGGTCTGGGCCACCCGCCACAACGCCCCGCCTCCCCCTGAAATTGTCCGCCGGCTGCGGGCCGCTCGTTCGCTGGGCCTGGGCAACCTGGCCGCTGTGGCCGGCACCGAGGCCCAGCGCCTGGGCGTGCCCGAGCGGCTGATGCAGCACTACCTGTGGAACTTCCGCTACCACCTCGAGGCCCCCGACCGGTTGGGGCTCGCAACTTTCGCCAAGGCCGTGGGCCTGCCCTACCCCGACGACTACTGGGATGTGTAG
- the sufC gene encoding Fe-S cluster assembly ATPase SufC, with translation MVNQLEIRNLHARIVDGETILNGVNLVLPKGQVHAIMGPNGAGKSTLGKIIAGDPSYEITKGDILMDGESILEMEADERARKGLFLAFQYPVEVPGVSNANFLRLALQAKKGGEVNLTEFYSKLQKALETLEWDESILTRYLNDGFSGGEKKRNEIMHMMVLEPTYAIMDETDSGLDIDALKVVAKGVNAMRGPNFGALLITHYQRLLNYIVPDMVHVMIDGRIVTSGGPELAMKLEEQGYEWVKELAVSN, from the coding sequence ATGGTGAACCAACTGGAAATCCGCAACCTGCATGCCAGAATCGTAGACGGCGAGACCATTCTGAACGGGGTTAACCTGGTGCTACCCAAGGGCCAGGTGCACGCCATCATGGGGCCCAACGGGGCCGGCAAAAGCACCCTGGGCAAGATCATCGCCGGCGACCCCAGCTACGAGATCACCAAAGGCGACATCCTGATGGACGGGGAGAGCATCCTGGAGATGGAAGCCGACGAGCGCGCCCGCAAGGGGCTGTTCCTGGCCTTCCAGTATCCGGTGGAGGTTCCGGGGGTTTCCAACGCCAACTTTTTGCGCCTGGCCCTGCAGGCCAAAAAGGGCGGCGAAGTTAACTTGACGGAGTTCTACAGCAAGCTGCAAAAAGCCCTGGAAACCCTCGAGTGGGACGAGAGCATCCTGACCCGCTACCTCAACGACGGCTTCTCCGGGGGCGAGAAGAAGCGCAACGAGATCATGCACATGATGGTGCTGGAACCCACCTACGCCATCATGGACGAGACCGACTCCGGCCTGGACATCGACGCTTTGAAGGTGGTGGCCAAGGGGGTCAACGCCATGCGCGGCCCCAACTTTGGCGCGCTCCTGATCACCCACTACCAGCGCCTGCTCAACTACATCGTGCCGGATATGGTGCACGTGATGATCGATGGCCGCATCGTAACCTCGGGCGGCCCCGAACTGGCCATGAAGCTCGAGGAGCAAGGCTACGAATGGGTCAAAGAGCTGGCCGTGTCCAACTAA
- the sufB gene encoding Fe-S cluster assembly protein SufB, producing the protein MSDNILIEDIGNEYKYGFVDEVKPVWKAEKGLNRRVVEAISYHKDEPAWMLEFRLRALEIYQSKPVPTWGADLSGLNMDEIYFYAKPTEKRDARSWDEVPEEIRRTYERLGIPEAERKVLAGVGAQYDSEMVYHQVKEELQRLGVIFVSIEEGLKHHEDLFREYFATVIPPEDNKYAALNSAVWSGGSFVYVPKGVKVELPLQAYFRVNTAELGQFERTIIVVDEGAEVHYIEGCTAPTYTTDSFHSGVIEIVVNQGAKSRYTTIQNWSHNMYNLVTQRALVKKDAYHMWLDGNLGSKVTMKYPSSYLVEEGARSDILSIAFANTGQHQDAGGKLIFAASHTGGSIVSKSISKGSGRSSYRGLIKVYEGAKHVKVNVECDALLINEESRTDTYPYMEIEDDTATVGHEATVSRLNDEQIFYLQSRGLPEDEAAALIVRGFIEPVAKELPLEYAVELNRLIELEMEGSVG; encoded by the coding sequence ATGTCCGATAACATCCTGATCGAAGACATTGGGAATGAATACAAGTACGGCTTTGTAGACGAGGTAAAGCCGGTCTGGAAAGCCGAAAAAGGCCTCAACCGGCGGGTGGTGGAGGCCATCAGCTACCACAAGGACGAGCCGGCCTGGATGCTCGAGTTCCGCCTCAGGGCCCTGGAAATCTACCAGTCCAAGCCCGTTCCCACCTGGGGCGCCGACCTCTCGGGCCTCAACATGGACGAGATCTACTTCTACGCCAAGCCCACCGAGAAGCGCGACGCGCGGAGCTGGGACGAGGTGCCTGAGGAGATCCGCCGCACCTACGAAAGGCTGGGCATCCCCGAGGCCGAGCGCAAGGTGCTGGCCGGGGTGGGCGCGCAGTACGACTCAGAGATGGTCTACCACCAGGTCAAAGAGGAGCTCCAGCGCCTGGGCGTGATCTTCGTCTCCATCGAGGAGGGGCTCAAGCACCACGAAGACCTCTTCCGGGAGTACTTCGCCACGGTCATTCCACCCGAAGACAACAAGTACGCCGCCCTCAACTCGGCGGTCTGGTCGGGTGGGAGCTTTGTGTATGTGCCCAAGGGGGTCAAGGTGGAGCTGCCCTTGCAGGCCTACTTCCGGGTCAACACCGCCGAGCTGGGCCAGTTCGAGCGCACCATCATCGTGGTGGACGAAGGGGCCGAAGTGCACTACATCGAGGGCTGCACCGCCCCCACCTACACCACCGACTCCTTCCACTCTGGTGTGATTGAGATTGTGGTGAACCAGGGGGCCAAGAGCCGCTACACCACCATCCAGAACTGGTCGCACAACATGTACAACCTAGTCACCCAGCGGGCTTTGGTGAAGAAGGACGCCTACCACATGTGGCTGGATGGCAACCTGGGCTCCAAGGTGACCATGAAATACCCCAGCAGCTACCTGGTGGAGGAAGGGGCCCGCTCGGACATCCTCTCCATCGCCTTTGCCAACACCGGCCAGCACCAAGACGCCGGCGGCAAGCTGATTTTCGCGGCCTCCCACACCGGCGGCTCCATCGTCTCCAAGAGCATCTCCAAAGGCTCGGGGCGCAGCAGCTACCGGGGTCTGATCAAGGTGTACGAGGGGGCCAAGCACGTTAAGGTGAACGTGGAGTGCGACGCGCTCTTGATTAACGAGGAGTCGCGCACCGACACCTACCCCTACATGGAGATCGAGGACGACACCGCCACCGTGGGCCACGAGGCCACCGTGAGCCGCCTCAACGACGAGCAGATCTTCTACCTGCAAAGCCGGGGCCTGCCCGAGGACGAGGCCGCCGCCCTGATTGTGCGTGGGTTCATCGAGCCGGTGGCGAAGGAGCTGCCCCTCGAGTACGCCGTCGAGCTGAACCGGCTGATCGAGCTCGAGATGGAAGGCAGCGTAGGATAA